In Rhizophagus irregularis chromosome 26, complete sequence, one genomic interval encodes:
- a CDS encoding aconitate hydratase, protein MFNRTLFLSKRYELSHIRSTLLSKRSTPSHFRNMASVVNRPPEKDCTDITPPYTKLTQNLAFVQQKILKDKPLSLAEKILYSHLYDPREYDGGIVRGETYLKLKPDRVAMQDASAQMAILQFMLAGMPTTAVPASIHCDHLIEAFQGANKDVKAAEISNKEIFDFLQSAAEKYGIAFWKPGSGIIHQIVLENYAAPGGLMLGTDSHTPNAGGLGMVAIGVGGADAVDAMADIPWEIKAPKIIGIKLNGSLSKWSSPKDVILNLAGKLTVRGGTGHVLEYFGPGVDTLSCTGMATISNMGAEVGATTTVFPFSNSMYSYLTETRRHTVAEEALKNASYLKADSNVHYDQYIELNLSEIEPHINGPFTPDLSTPISKFAEVVAKNGWKDEVKAGLIGSCTNSSYQDMSRVVSLASQALDKGIQPKGKFFITPGSEQIRATMERDGQTEILEQVGGKILANACGPCIGQWKRTDIKENEENAILTSFNRNFRNRNDNNPNTMNFLASPEIVTTMIFAGKLSFNPMTDALIDKDGEPFKFQSPHGDELPHQGFADGNEDLEPIITVGNSSTKITIPENSSRLQKLEPFSPWHGNEFKELKVLVKVKGKCTTDHISAAGPWLKYKGHLENISNNTLIGALNADNEKINVVKNDLTGKDGNIPEVARYYKENNVPWIIVADHNYGEGSAREHAALQVRYLGCPLIISKSFARIHETNLKKQGVLPLVFKDEKDYELFSGGDIIETVGVVGLEPGKDVIIRVKKHETDKEFEVVTKHTMSKDQIEWFKMGSALNLIANQRF, encoded by the exons ATGTTCAATAGAACCctatttttatccaaaagaTATGAA ttGTCTCATATTAGGTCAACATTATTATCAAAGAGATCAACACCATCTCATTTTAGGAACATGGCATCGGTGGTTAATCGACCCCCTGAAAAAGATTGTACTGACATTACTCCTCCTTACACAAAATTAACTCAAAATTTGGCTTTTGTTCAACAAAAGATACTTAAAGATAAACCTTTAAGTTTAGCGGAAAAGATACTATATTCTCATTTATATGATCCTCGTGAATATGATGGTGGAATTGTTAGAGGGgaaacttatttaaaattgaaacctg ATCGTGTTGCTATGCAAGATGCTTCAGCACAAATGGCAATTCTGCAATTTATGCTTGCCGGAATGCCAACAACTGCCGTCCCAGCATCAATTCATTGTGATCATTTAATTGAGGCGTTCCAAGGAGCTAATAAAGATGTCAAG GCTGCAGAAATTTCCAATAAAGAGATCTTTGATTTCTTACAAAGTGCAGCTGAAAAATATGGTATAGCATTTTGGAAACCGGGAAGTGGTATTATTCATCAAATTGTATTAGAGAATTATGCGGCACCTGGTGGACTTATGCTTGGAACCG ATAGTCACACACCGAATGCTGGAGGCTTAGGTATGGTTGCGATAGGAGTTGGTGGTGCTGATGCTGTTGATGCAATGGCAGATATTCCATGGGAAATTAAGGCTCCAAAGATCATTGGTATTAAATTGAATGGAAGTTTATCCAAATGGTCAAGTCCGAAAGATGTTATTTTAAATCTGGCCGGAAAGTTGACCGTTCGA GGAGGAACAGGTCATGTTCTTGAATACTTTGGACCAGGAGTTGACACATTATCATGCACTGGAATGGCTACTATATCTAATATGGGAGCTGAA gtTGGTGCGACAACTACTGTGTTTCCATTTAGCAATAGCATGTATTCATATTTAACGGAAACACGAAGACACACAGTTGCGGAAGAAGCATTAAAAAATGCTTCATACCTTAAAGCTGATAGCAATGTACATTACGATCAATATATAGAATTGAACTTATCAGAAATTGAACCTCATATTAATGGACCCTTTACTCCGGATTTATCAACTCCGATAAGCAAATTTGCTGAAGTTGTTGCAAAGAATGGATGGAAGGATGAAGTTAAAGCTGGTTTGATTGGAAGTTGTACCAATAGTAGTTATCAA gATATGAGTCGTGTTGTTTCATTAGCCAGTCAGGCATTGGATAAAGGAATACAGccaaaaggaaaattttttataacaccTGGAAGTGAACAAATAAGGGCTACAATGGAAAGAGATGGTCAAACTGAAATATTAGAACAAGTTGGTGGtaaaattttagcaaatgCTTGTGGTCCTTGTATTGGTCAa tggAAAAGAAccgatattaaagaaaatgaagaaaatgctATTCTCACTTCGTTTAACCGTAATTTTAGGAACAGAAATGATAATAATCCTAATACAATGAATTTCCTGGCATCTCCTGAG aTTGTCACAACTATGATATTTGCTggaaaattatcatttaatccCATGACTGACGCTCTAATAGATAAAGATGGTGAACCATTTAAATTTCAAAGTCCACACGGCGATGAATTACCACATCAGGGGTTTGCAGATG GCAACGAAGACTTAGAACCGATAATTACAGTTGGTAATTCATCAACGAAAATTACTATACCAGAAAATTCTAGTAGACTTCAAAAATTAGAACCATTTTCCCCATGGCATGGAAATGAATTTAAGGAATTGAAGGTATTAGTTAAAGTTAAAGGAAAATGTACAACAGATCACATATCAGCAGCTGGACCttggttaaaatataaagGACATCTAGAAAATATATCAAACAACACTTTAATTGGAGCTTTAAATgctgataatgaaaaaattaatgttgtaaaaaatgatttgaCTGGAAAG gATGGAAATATACCAGAAGTTGCAcgatattataaagaaaataatgttcCATGGATAATCGTAGCGGat CATAATTATGGGGAAGGATCAGCAAGAGAGCATGCCGCTTTACAAGTTAGATACTTGGGTTGTCCATTAATAATTTCCAAATCATTTGCACGTATTCATGAAACAAATTTAAAGAAACAAGGAGTATTACCTTTGGtatttaaagatgaaaaagattatgaattattttctgGAGGAGATATAATCGAAACTGTTGGGGTTGTTGGATTGGAACCTGGTAAAGACGTTATTATTAGGGTTAAAAAGCATGAAActgataaagaatttgaagttGTGACTAAGCACACGATGTCAAAGGATCAAATTGAATGGTTTAAAATGGGAAGTGCTTTAAATCTTATTGCTAATCAAcgattttga